In Deinococcus metallilatus, the sequence GAGATGCAGGCCAGGGCGCAGGTCCGCATCGCCCCCGTCACCGTGATCGGCGAGCAGGCCTTTTACGGCCCCTTCGACGACCAGCGCCCGCGGATTCTGGCGGCCCTGCGGGGAGAGACCGCCGCTTGAACGCCCTCACCGTGCAACTCCTGTCCCTCACGTCGATCCCGGTGGCGGCCACCTTGCTCGGGGGCGTCCTCGCCAGCTACCGAACCCCCGGCGAGCGGCTGCGCTCCTTCGTCCAGCACTTCGCCGCGGGCGTGGTGTTCGCCGCCGTGGCGGGCGAACTGCTGCCGGAAATCACCCGGGGCCACCAGCCGCTCGGCGTGGTGATCGGCTTCTCGCTGGGCGTGGGCCTGATGCTCGTCATCCGGCACCTGGCCGGGCGCCTGGAACGTCCGGCAGCGGGCGGCTCCGCCCCGCGTGGGAACGTCGGCCTGGTGACCGTGGTGGGCCTCGACGTGCTGATCGACGGGCTGCTGATCGGGGTGGGCTTCGCGGCGGGCGCGCGGGTGGGCACGCTGCTGGTGGTGGCCCTGACGCTGGAACTGCTGTTCCTGGGTGTCTCGGTGGCCTCCAGCCTGGGCCAGTCCGGCACATCCCGGGGCCGCACGGTCCTCACCGTGGCCGGGCTGAGCCTGCTGGTGATCGTGGGCGCGCTGCTGGGGGGGACGCTCCTCCAGGGGCTCTCGGGTCTCGCCCTGGAGATCGTGCTGTCCTTTGGCGCGGCGGCCCTGCTGTTCCTGGTGACCGAGGAACTGCTCACCGAGGCGCACGAGGTCAAGGAGACGCCGCCCATCACCGCCGCCTTCTTCGCGGGCTTCGTGGCCCTGTACCTGCTGGAGTTGGCGTCGTGAGGTGGGGGCCCCTGCTGCTGATCGCGGCCCTGCTGGCCCTGGAGGGAGGGCTCAAGGCCTGGGCCGCGGCGAACCTGACCCCGGGCGTGGACCGCCCCTTGGTGCCCGGCCTGCTGCACCTGGGCTTCACCCTGAACCCCGGCATGGCCTGGGGCCTGCTGGGCGGCCTGACCTCCCCGCTGGCCCTCCTGCGCCTGCTGGTCGGCCTGGGGATCGTGGCCGGCCTGCTCTCCG encodes:
- a CDS encoding ZIP family metal transporter, producing MNALTVQLLSLTSIPVAATLLGGVLASYRTPGERLRSFVQHFAAGVVFAAVAGELLPEITRGHQPLGVVIGFSLGVGLMLVIRHLAGRLERPAAGGSAPRGNVGLVTVVGLDVLIDGLLIGVGFAAGARVGTLLVVALTLELLFLGVSVASSLGQSGTSRGRTVLTVAGLSLLVIVGALLGGTLLQGLSGLALEIVLSFGAAALLFLVTEELLTEAHEVKETPPITAAFFAGFVALYLLELAS
- a CDS encoding glutaredoxin family protein encodes the protein MPEITLYTVPNCADCQAIKRLLTRQGAAFTEKNVRGDPQALAEMQARAQVRIAPVTVIGEQAFYGPFDDQRPRILAALRGETAA